In one Culex quinquefasciatus strain JHB chromosome 2, VPISU_Cqui_1.0_pri_paternal, whole genome shotgun sequence genomic region, the following are encoded:
- the LOC6046192 gene encoding c-Myc-binding protein gives MSSFKPIDGSKEEFRKYLDRKGVLDAITKVLIKCNTDRPDNAIEFLLENLGEKVKDKHTIACLENDLTDARNEIEALKRKVESLQIASAVATAPSAGISNRSSPADEGAASDSVVSEEAKSVALVVDTVSSQGQEMPAGDAKGEQSATEPTEPVPKQQTPQ, from the exons ATGTCCAGTTTCAAG CCGATTGACGGTTCCAAGGAAGAATTCCGCAAGTACCTAGACCGCAAGGGCGTGCTGGATGCTATCACCAAGGTTCTGATCAAGTGCAACACGGACCGGCCGGACAACGCGATCGAGTTCCTACTGGAGAATCTTGGCGAAAAGGTCAAGGACAAGCATACAATCGCGTGCCTGGAAAACGATCTGACCGATGCCAGGAATGAAATCGAGGCGCTCAAACGGAAGGTTGAATCGCTCCAGATTGCCTCCGCCGTGGCCACTGCGCCTAGCGCTGGAATCAGCAACAGAAGTTCCCCGGCGGACGAAGGTGCGGCATCGGACAGTGTTGTGAGCGAGGAAGCCAAGTCTGTTGCTCTTGTGGTGGATACTGTGTCCAGTCAGGGTCAAGAGATGCCCGCGGGAGATGCGAAGGGCGAGCAGAGCGCGACTGAGCCAACCGAGCCGGTGCCTAAGCAGCAGACTCCACAATAG